One window of the Cryptomeria japonica chromosome 7, Sugi_1.0, whole genome shotgun sequence genome contains the following:
- the LOC131069336 gene encoding probable disease resistance protein RPP1, protein MPTELEELEVNANIFQSMPRKLDIIGRAVDGAVSYLNENMFPDANICINKVIDTASARSELPSLQSTLLKDLFSEDHKFQCLEEGTSCLSDRLERSRSSSFLIVLDDIDHLEQLDALTAMDILDKYGNNLVIITTRDVGVLVTAGIEIGYLKGLDKEDGKELFCWHTFRQPYPRNGYEDLVQIFVNKCGGLPLSLQVLGRHVSGKDPWYWREELKKVSKTLPGDVRKRLKISFDSLDCEEQQIFMDVACFFIDKSTTMATSIWEGSGWSSHDALETLKDKCLVEEVDIRYWPSVDCGRKSGRHRFVLRMYDHLRDLGRELAKEFSHPRRVWHPQHLQSLAPSHLKELQIIGTYLEEFPDLKELQIIGTYLEEFPDLLGESDNMEAVVLHATEFQMDIWSLLGSLRMKLPCLNVMHSNLTGELASTDTAERTAFKSLVIYDFKLPGEREMALNNEGWYRTAMNDVEYLEIKGHHFVKKILITRNCCQCQQSLKICEMKDLIEVDLARINTLNFLEITNCEKLKRLILTSDPSKLIELKIMGCTNLERVSGTADLTKLTQLYINECPKLQSEPLGANSDGLL, encoded by the exons CTTCTGCCAGGTCTGAACTACCTAGTTTGCAAAGTACACTGCTGAAAGATCTCTTCAGCGAAGATCACAAATTTCAATGTCTTGAGGAAGGGACAAGCTGTCTGAGTGATCGTTTGGAAAGGAGCAGGTCTTCGAGTTTCCTAATTGTTTTAGATGACATCGATCATCTAGAACAGTTAGATGCTCTAACAGCAATGGATATATTAGATAAGTATGGAAATAATCTGGTGATTATTACAACCCGTGACGTAGGGGTTCTTGTAACTGCAGGAATTGAGATTGGTTATCTGAAAGGATTGGATAAAGAAGATGGGAAGGAGCTGTTTTGTTGGCATACTTTCCGCCAACCCTATCCACGCAACGGATACGAAGATCTAGTCCAAATCTTCGTAAACAAGTGTGGAGGCTTGCCTCTATCTCTTCAAGTTCTGGGTCGGCATGTTTCTGGTAAAGATCCGTGGTATTGGAGAGAAGAATTGAAAAAAGTCAGTAAGACGCTACCCGGAGATGTAAGGAAGAGACTGAAGATAAGCTTTGATTCATTGGATTGCGAAGAGCAACAGATTTTCATGGATGTAGCATGCTTTTTCATCGACAAATCAACGACTATGGCCACGAGCATATGGGAGGGGTCTGGATGGAGCTCTCACGATGCTTTGGAAACATTAAAAGATAAATGCCTTGTGGAAGAAGTCGACATAAGGTATTGGCCTTCGGTGGATTGCGGACGGAAATCTGGTCGGCATCGGTTTGTCCTGAGAATGTATGACCACCTGCGGGACTTGGGAAGAGAATTGGCAAAAGAGTTTAGCCATCCTCGTCGTGTGTGGCATCCCCAACATCTTCAATCTTTG GCGCCCTCTCATTTAAAAGAGCTCCAAATTATTGGAACATATCTGGAAGAGTTTCCAGATTTGAAAGAGCTCCAAATTATTGGAACATATCTGGAAGAGTTTCCAGATTTGTTGGGAGAATCAGATAATATGGAAGCGGTAGTGTTACATGCTACGGAATTTCAAATGGATATTTGGTCTTTATTAGGATCTCTTCGAATGAAACTTCCTTGTTTAAATGTGATGCACTCGAATTTAACAGGGGAACTGGCTTCTACTGATACTGCAGAGAGGACTGCTTTTAAGTCCTTAGTTATCTATGATTTCAAACTACCTGGAGAGAGGGAAATGGCTTTGAATAACGAGGGGTGGTATAGAACAGCAATGAATGATGTTGAATATTTAGAGATTAAAGGCCATCATTTTGTAAAGAAGATTTTAATTACTCGAAATTGCTGTCAATGCcaacagtctctcaaaatttgtGAAATGAAAGATCTTATTGAAGTGGATTTAGCTAGGATAAATACATTGAATTTTCTTGAGATTACCAACTGTGAAAAACtaaaaagattgatattgacatctGATCCTTCCAAGCTTATAGAATTGAAGATTATGGGGTGCACAAATTTGGAGAGAGTATCAGGAACAGCAGATCTGACAAAGCTTACACAGTTGTACATTAACGAATGTCCTAAGCTTCAGAGTGAGCCGCTTGGAGCAAATTCAGATGGACTCCTGTGA